Proteins encoded together in one Pseudomonas arsenicoxydans window:
- a CDS encoding LysE family translocator — translation MNNYGLFLLFATLTILSPGPGVLLTLSNAARHGWTGALPGIFGIASGAFIVAAISATSVGLILSTSAHAFTVLKYAGAAYLLYLGFKSWRSDRSRSLLQTRPSSPGYRFLEAASIQFLNPKAVFFFLAVFPQFIDTSAHFTSQFFKLVASYAVLVILVHGSYALLANAAKGWLSSPKGAWLAAKVSGVTFAGFGVLMASASR, via the coding sequence ATGAACAACTACGGACTGTTTTTGCTTTTCGCCACGCTGACCATTCTGAGCCCCGGGCCCGGCGTACTGCTGACCCTGTCCAATGCGGCCAGACACGGCTGGACGGGGGCGTTGCCGGGGATTTTCGGCATCGCCTCGGGGGCGTTCATCGTCGCTGCCATCAGCGCCACCAGTGTGGGCCTGATCCTCAGCACTTCGGCCCATGCCTTTACCGTATTGAAATACGCAGGGGCCGCGTATTTGTTGTACCTGGGGTTCAAGAGCTGGCGCTCGGACCGTTCCAGATCGCTGCTGCAAACCCGGCCCTCAAGCCCGGGCTATCGCTTTCTTGAAGCGGCATCGATCCAGTTCCTGAACCCCAAGGCGGTGTTTTTCTTCCTGGCGGTGTTCCCGCAATTCATCGACACCTCTGCGCACTTCACCAGCCAGTTTTTCAAACTGGTCGCCTCTTACGCGGTGCTGGTGATCCTGGTGCATGGCAGTTATGCGCTGCTCGCCAATGCCGCCAAAGGCTGGTTGTCGAGCCCAAAAGGTGCCTGGCTGGCCGCGAAAGTGTCAGGGGTGACCTTTGCCGGTTTTGGTGTGCTCATGGCCTCGGCCAGTCGCTAA
- a CDS encoding ArsR/SmtB family transcription factor produces the protein MNVEQHDIGVSQVAAAIAEPARTKILCSLMDGHARTSTELAAVAEVSASTASAHLAKLKELALVRLHVQGRHRYYSLADKRVAQALEALMVIGQNNAPAFSSRTPDRLQFARTCYDHMAGTLAVLLHDRMIDAGWLLETDEQVYQLSTSGEALFAGLGIEVKDLNTLRRRFACPCLDWSMRRPHLGGSLGAALLQTAIKRKWLTQDLDSRALALTAVGRKEIGSRFAVELPAQVATARPTPAESRRRASASPTT, from the coding sequence ATGAACGTTGAACAACACGACATCGGCGTCTCTCAGGTGGCAGCGGCCATTGCAGAGCCTGCCCGGACGAAAATCCTCTGCTCGCTGATGGACGGCCACGCCCGCACCAGCACCGAACTCGCAGCCGTTGCCGAAGTCAGTGCGTCCACGGCCAGCGCGCATTTGGCCAAGCTCAAGGAACTGGCGCTGGTGCGGTTGCACGTGCAGGGCCGCCATCGTTATTACAGCCTCGCCGACAAGCGCGTCGCCCAGGCGCTGGAAGCGCTGATGGTGATCGGCCAGAACAACGCGCCGGCCTTCAGCTCACGGACGCCGGATCGGCTGCAGTTCGCCCGCACCTGTTACGACCACATGGCCGGCACTCTCGCGGTGCTGCTGCATGACCGGATGATCGACGCCGGATGGTTGCTGGAAACCGACGAGCAGGTTTATCAGCTCAGCACCAGTGGCGAGGCTCTGTTCGCCGGGTTGGGCATCGAGGTCAAGGACCTGAATACGCTGCGCCGCCGCTTCGCCTGCCCGTGCCTGGACTGGAGCATGCGCCGCCCGCACCTGGGCGGCTCATTGGGCGCGGCGTTGCTGCAAACCGCCATCAAGCGCAAATGGCTGACCCAGGACCTGGACAGTCGGGCGCTGGCGTTGACGGCGGTCGGGCGCAAGGAAATCGGCAGCCGCTTCGCCGTTGAGTTGCCGGCTCAAGTCGCAACCGCTCGACCCACACCTGCCGAGTCTCGCCGTCGTGCGAGCGCCAGCCCGACGACTTAG
- a CDS encoding cytochrome P450, translating into MDPIIAATHADPYPYYAQLRAEGGMVFHQGLKLWVASSARAVAAVLAHPDCHVRPSHEPVPKAIVGGMAGQVFAQLMRMNEGERHRCPRSAIEPGLALIDVSEVEALVSARLITPDAAGLYNAMFRGPVCVVAALLGFSPAQGRAISELTADFVACLSPLSDLAQLQAAQGAAEQLREYFVELLEDPDNKSALLAGIRQRFAADHEKLIANLIGLFSQTYEATAGLIGNALLALIRNPSLRSESTRVDHLIAEVQRFDPSVQNTRRFVVAPCEIDGVHLDSGDVILVLLASANRDPQLNERPDAFMLDRPQRRSFTFGAGRHQCPGQMLALEIARATLKEILTHRPDWDCLSWHYRPSLNGRLPHFNDGPARGVKRCETPPSGETAHEPAPGVHEWCRH; encoded by the coding sequence ATGGACCCGATCATCGCTGCAACTCATGCCGATCCTTATCCTTATTACGCCCAACTGCGCGCCGAGGGCGGAATGGTTTTTCATCAAGGGCTGAAACTGTGGGTGGCGAGCAGCGCCCGCGCTGTCGCTGCCGTGCTGGCGCATCCCGATTGCCATGTGCGGCCGTCCCACGAGCCGGTGCCCAAGGCGATAGTGGGCGGCATGGCCGGCCAGGTGTTTGCACAATTGATGCGCATGAACGAGGGCGAACGCCACCGCTGTCCGAGGTCGGCGATTGAGCCGGGGCTGGCGCTGATTGATGTGAGCGAAGTCGAGGCGCTGGTGAGCGCGCGGCTGATCACGCCGGACGCCGCGGGGTTGTACAACGCCATGTTCCGCGGGCCGGTTTGTGTGGTGGCGGCGTTGCTGGGGTTCTCACCGGCCCAGGGTCGGGCTATCAGCGAGCTGACGGCGGATTTCGTCGCGTGCCTGTCGCCGCTCAGTGATCTGGCGCAACTCCAGGCGGCGCAGGGAGCGGCGGAGCAATTGAGGGAGTATTTCGTTGAGCTGCTGGAGGATCCGGACAACAAAAGCGCACTGCTCGCCGGGATTCGCCAACGTTTCGCCGCCGACCATGAAAAGCTGATTGCCAACCTGATCGGGCTGTTTTCCCAGACGTATGAGGCCACCGCCGGGCTGATCGGCAACGCGCTGTTGGCGTTGATTCGAAACCCGTCGTTGCGCAGCGAATCGACGCGCGTTGACCACTTGATTGCAGAAGTTCAGCGCTTTGATCCGTCGGTGCAGAATACCCGGCGGTTCGTCGTTGCCCCGTGTGAGATTGACGGTGTTCACCTCGATTCAGGCGATGTGATTCTGGTGCTGCTGGCGTCGGCCAATCGCGATCCGCAGCTCAATGAGCGTCCCGACGCGTTTATGCTGGATCGCCCACAACGCCGCAGTTTTACCTTTGGCGCGGGGCGTCATCAATGTCCGGGGCAGATGTTGGCGCTGGAGATCGCCAGGGCGACGCTGAAGGAGATCCTGACCCATCGGCCCGATTGGGATTGCCTGAGCTGGCACTACCGCCCTTCCCTCAACGGCCGCCTGCCGCATTTCAACGATGGACCCGCACGCGGCGTCAAGCGGTGCGAAACTCCACCGTCAGGTGAGACAGCTCATGAACCGGCGCCAGGCGTTCACGAATGGTGTCGGCACTGA
- the dmeF gene encoding CDF family Co(II)/Ni(II) efflux transporter DmeF encodes MTPLPQASNFAHDHMFLGASHDENARRTWWVVALTFVMMIGEIAAGYITGSMALLADGFHMATHVAALGIAAAAYGFARRHASNARYSFGTGKVGDLAGFASAMVLGLVSLGIAVESVLRLFQPTTVAFTEATVIAVIGLAVNIASAFLLMGNHGHHGHDHGHSHDHDHGHHHDNNLRSAYVHVLADALTSVLAIAALLAGRYLGWVWLDPAMGIVGAIVIAKWAYGLMRDSAAVLLDTTDEPVAAEIRELLATDDVRISDLHVWQVGPGARAAIVSVVASASVSADTIRERLAPVHELSHLTVEFRTA; translated from the coding sequence ATGACACCGTTACCGCAGGCTTCGAATTTTGCCCACGACCACATGTTCCTGGGTGCTTCCCATGATGAAAACGCCCGCCGCACCTGGTGGGTGGTGGCGCTGACCTTCGTCATGATGATCGGCGAGATTGCCGCCGGTTACATCACAGGTTCCATGGCGCTCCTGGCCGATGGTTTCCACATGGCGACCCATGTCGCGGCCTTGGGCATCGCGGCGGCGGCCTATGGTTTCGCCCGACGGCATGCCAGCAACGCCCGCTACAGTTTTGGCACCGGCAAGGTCGGTGATCTGGCCGGTTTTGCCTCGGCCATGGTGCTCGGGCTGGTGTCGCTTGGCATTGCCGTGGAGTCCGTCCTGCGGCTGTTCCAGCCGACCACCGTAGCCTTTACAGAGGCGACGGTGATTGCCGTGATCGGGCTGGCGGTGAACATTGCCAGTGCCTTTCTGTTGATGGGGAATCATGGGCATCACGGCCATGATCATGGTCATAGCCACGACCATGACCACGGCCATCATCACGACAACAACCTGCGCTCGGCCTACGTCCACGTGCTGGCCGATGCCTTGACCTCGGTGCTTGCGATCGCGGCCTTGCTGGCCGGTCGTTACCTGGGCTGGGTCTGGCTGGACCCGGCGATGGGCATCGTCGGTGCCATTGTCATTGCCAAATGGGCCTATGGCCTGATGCGCGACAGTGCGGCGGTGTTGCTCGACACCACCGATGAGCCAGTGGCTGCTGAAATTCGTGAGTTACTGGCGACCGATGACGTGCGCATCAGTGACCTCCACGTCTGGCAGGTCGGGCCTGGTGCGCGGGCGGCGATTGTCAGTGTCGTGGCCAGCGCTTCAGTCAGTGCCGACACCATTCGTGAACGCCTGGCGCCGGTTCATGAGCTGTCTCACCTGACGGTGGAGTTTCGCACCGCTTGA
- a CDS encoding metal/formaldehyde-sensitive transcriptional repressor, whose protein sequence is MSHIHEHKDDLLNRVRRISGQVQAVEKALESDADCAKTLHLVAAIRGAVNGLMDQFIDAHAREHVARPGLSDEERAEGLEELLQAIRRYSK, encoded by the coding sequence ATGTCACACATTCACGAACACAAAGATGATTTGCTCAACCGGGTGCGGCGCATCTCAGGCCAGGTCCAGGCGGTGGAAAAGGCGCTTGAGTCCGACGCTGATTGCGCCAAGACCCTGCACCTGGTCGCCGCCATTCGTGGTGCGGTCAACGGTTTGATGGATCAGTTCATCGATGCCCACGCCCGTGAACACGTGGCCCGTCCAGGCCTGAGCGACGAAGAGCGCGCCGAAGGCCTGGAAGAGTTACTGCAAGCCATCCGTCGTTACTCGAAATAA
- a CDS encoding LysR family transcriptional regulator, whose amino-acid sequence MSKLRQMEVFVAVVEAGSFADAAGEVGMSAVMVGRHIQSLEKTLNTKLIQRTTRRQSITGEGRLFYEEAKLALEQVKYAFSRVEASSPEPSGLLRITAPMALGVSLVGPLVAEFMQRYPQIQVELILSNEVVDLYETSFDLAFRISELIGINLLAKPLPPYRMVICASPRYLQKWQEPQTPEDLHRHRILTHTSWNNRFAWPLRNGASEVPWPEGAVLKSNDGQVLLQAAVAGEGILMQPDFLVSAALATGELVRIMEDYVPPPKPVQMVYPRSRKSLPKLKAFVDFVADRLA is encoded by the coding sequence ATGAGCAAACTCAGGCAAATGGAAGTCTTCGTCGCCGTGGTCGAGGCCGGCAGTTTTGCCGATGCCGCCGGCGAGGTGGGCATGTCCGCCGTCATGGTCGGACGGCACATCCAGAGTCTGGAGAAAACCCTCAATACCAAGCTGATCCAGCGCACTACCCGGCGCCAGTCCATTACCGGGGAAGGCCGATTGTTCTATGAAGAAGCCAAGCTCGCGCTGGAACAGGTGAAATACGCATTCAGTCGGGTCGAAGCCTCAAGCCCCGAGCCCAGCGGCCTGTTGCGAATCACCGCCCCCATGGCTCTCGGCGTGTCTCTGGTCGGCCCGCTGGTGGCCGAGTTCATGCAGCGTTATCCGCAGATTCAGGTGGAACTGATCCTGAGCAACGAAGTGGTGGACCTGTACGAGACGTCGTTCGACCTGGCCTTCAGAATCTCCGAACTGATCGGCATCAATCTGCTGGCCAAGCCCTTGCCGCCGTATCGAATGGTGATCTGCGCATCGCCCCGGTATCTGCAGAAATGGCAGGAGCCGCAGACGCCCGAAGACCTGCACCGACACAGAATTCTCACGCACACTTCCTGGAACAACCGCTTCGCCTGGCCGCTGAGAAACGGTGCCAGCGAAGTGCCGTGGCCGGAAGGGGCGGTGCTTAAAAGCAATGACGGTCAGGTGTTGTTGCAAGCGGCGGTGGCCGGAGAGGGGATTTTGATGCAGCCCGATTTTCTGGTGTCGGCGGCCTTGGCCACTGGCGAGCTCGTGCGGATCATGGAGGACTATGTTCCGCCGCCCAAACCGGTGCAGATGGTGTACCCACGCTCAAGGAAATCACTGCCCAAGTTGAAGGCGTTTGTCGATTTCGTTGCGGATCGACTGGCGTAA
- a CDS encoding D-cysteine desulfhydrase family protein, which translates to MQTLLDKSLSSFARVDLLQGPTPIQRAERLEQWLDLKSRGIGLYLKRDDHMLIGGGGNKLRKLEFHIGAALEAGVDTVITVGGLQSNHARLTAAACARLGLACELILTRAVPKDEVDYELNGNVLLDQLFGADIQVLAAGSDSLAQADIRAAQLRDSGHKVLVIPTGGSTPLGSLGYARCAAEIAQQETELGLTFNQIVVPNGSAGTHAGLAAGFELLDRGTSIVKSYSVLSDHDTSAARTLKLTGDALTLLGSDANVAAEAINIDGSQLGDGYGLPTPAMQEAVRLMARAEGLLIDPVYSGKAFAGLLADLRQGHFRSGDNVLFVMTGGTPGLYAYRETFQA; encoded by the coding sequence ATGCAAACCCTACTGGACAAGTCACTGAGTTCTTTTGCGCGGGTCGACCTGTTGCAAGGTCCTACGCCGATTCAGAGGGCTGAACGCCTGGAGCAATGGCTGGATTTGAAGTCGCGGGGCATCGGCCTGTATCTCAAGCGTGACGATCATATGCTGATCGGCGGTGGCGGCAACAAGCTGCGCAAACTTGAATTTCACATTGGCGCCGCGCTTGAGGCCGGCGTCGACACGGTCATTACCGTTGGCGGCCTGCAGTCCAATCACGCGCGCCTGACCGCTGCGGCGTGCGCCCGCCTGGGCCTTGCCTGCGAACTGATCCTGACCCGCGCGGTGCCCAAAGACGAAGTGGACTACGAACTGAACGGCAACGTCCTGCTCGATCAGTTGTTCGGCGCAGACATCCAGGTGCTAGCCGCGGGCAGCGATTCGCTCGCCCAAGCCGACATTCGCGCCGCACAACTTCGCGACTCGGGGCACAAAGTGCTGGTGATACCCACGGGCGGTTCGACGCCCCTGGGCAGTCTCGGTTATGCACGCTGCGCGGCGGAAATCGCGCAGCAGGAAACAGAACTCGGCCTGACGTTCAACCAGATCGTGGTGCCCAACGGCAGCGCCGGCACCCACGCCGGGTTGGCGGCAGGCTTCGAATTGCTGGATCGCGGCACTTCAATCGTCAAGTCGTACTCGGTGCTGTCCGATCACGACACGTCAGCGGCCAGGACCCTGAAATTGACCGGGGACGCCCTGACATTGCTGGGCAGCGACGCCAATGTGGCGGCTGAAGCGATCAACATTGACGGCAGTCAGCTGGGCGACGGATACGGTTTGCCGACACCAGCCATGCAAGAAGCCGTACGCCTGATGGCTCGCGCCGAAGGGTTGTTGATTGACCCGGTGTATTCCGGAAAAGCCTTCGCCGGGCTGTTGGCCGATCTCAGGCAAGGGCACTTTCGTTCCGGGGACAATGTGTTGTTTGTCATGACCGGGGGAACACCGGGTTTGTATGCGTATCGGGAAACTTTTCAGGCCTGA
- a CDS encoding pyocin S6 family toxin immunity protein yields MFLWISGFLKGDDAGDFLKFEHTVRPECESAILDVFGWKSLDEAADDEWHLTSEQAQKIAAVLNQPLPTELELFIGVRDSILLKSNSLSG; encoded by the coding sequence ATGTTTCTATGGATAAGCGGTTTTTTAAAAGGCGACGATGCGGGTGACTTCCTGAAATTCGAACACACCGTTCGACCTGAGTGTGAAAGCGCAATATTGGATGTGTTCGGCTGGAAAAGTCTTGATGAGGCAGCGGACGACGAATGGCATCTGACTAGCGAGCAAGCACAAAAAATCGCGGCTGTTCTCAATCAACCCCTACCGACAGAATTGGAACTGTTCATCGGGGTGCGCGATTCGATTTTGCTTAAATCAAACTCGCTGTCAGGTTAG
- a CDS encoding FKBP-type peptidyl-prolyl cis-trans isomerase: protein MNDELQIIDLQPGDGKAAVKGALITTQYRGWLEDGTEFDSSYSRGKPFQCVIGTGRVIKGWDQGIIGMQVGGKRKLLVPAHLAYGERTMGAIAPNSNLIFEIELLEVLTRDD from the coding sequence ATGAACGACGAATTGCAAATCATCGACCTTCAACCAGGTGACGGCAAAGCCGCCGTCAAAGGCGCGCTGATCACCACCCAATACCGCGGCTGGCTGGAAGACGGCACTGAATTCGACTCCTCTTACAGCCGGGGCAAGCCGTTCCAGTGTGTGATTGGCACCGGAAGGGTCATCAAGGGGTGGGATCAAGGGATTATTGGGATGCAAGTCGGTGGCAAGCGCAAGCTGCTGGTGCCGGCGCATCTGGCCTACGGCGAGAGAACGATGGGCGCAATTGCGCCGAATTCGAATCTGATTTTCGAGATTGAATTGCTGGAAGTGCTGACGCGCGATGATTGA
- a CDS encoding sensor domain-containing diguanylate cyclase: MSFVWTSVAIGSVMFALIVVLICRERSLQKQLAEQRAVIASLSERQTLRQDGDAERFKRSQYFARIGTWDWDVDTDKLYWSDAIYGMFGFKIGEVTPSYALFCACVHPDDRAKVRAGELRCLQTGENHDEEYRVVWPDGTIRWLRETGNVVKNDHDATVKMMGVVRDITEEKASASYLQHLAHYDPLTGLPNRLVLEERLSEALEQARISGTRVALVFVDLNGFKAINDHYGHAAGDRVLITTATRLKKILRSTDTVARIGGDEFVVILQGLPQGISLQDEARSICQKIFVELSPPITIGNDQRHIGTSLGVAVFPDHAPSMDRLIHIADLAMYEAKRSGNNQYRLGTESLMRAHSE, encoded by the coding sequence ATGAGTTTCGTCTGGACCAGCGTAGCCATCGGCTCGGTGATGTTTGCCCTGATCGTCGTGCTGATCTGCCGCGAGCGCTCGCTGCAAAAGCAGCTGGCCGAGCAACGCGCAGTGATCGCCAGCCTGTCCGAACGCCAGACCCTGCGCCAGGACGGCGACGCCGAACGCTTCAAGCGCAGCCAGTATTTCGCCCGCATCGGCACCTGGGACTGGGATGTCGACACCGACAAGCTCTACTGGTCGGACGCCATCTACGGCATGTTCGGCTTCAAGATCGGCGAGGTCACACCCTCCTACGCGCTTTTTTGCGCCTGCGTACACCCCGATGACCGGGCTAAGGTCCGGGCCGGAGAACTGCGCTGCCTGCAAACCGGTGAGAACCATGACGAGGAATACCGCGTGGTTTGGCCCGACGGCACCATTCGTTGGTTGCGCGAGACCGGCAACGTGGTCAAGAACGACCATGACGCCACCGTCAAGATGATGGGGGTGGTGCGCGACATCACCGAGGAAAAAGCCTCGGCCAGCTACCTGCAACACCTGGCCCATTACGACCCGCTGACCGGCCTGCCCAACCGCCTGGTGCTCGAAGAACGCTTGTCCGAGGCGCTGGAACAGGCGCGCATCAGCGGCACTCGGGTGGCATTGGTGTTTGTCGACCTCAATGGTTTCAAGGCCATCAACGATCACTACGGCCATGCCGCGGGTGACCGGGTGTTGATCACGACCGCCACACGCCTGAAGAAAATCCTGCGCTCGACCGACACCGTCGCGCGGATCGGTGGCGACGAGTTCGTGGTGATCCTGCAAGGCCTGCCCCAGGGCATCAGCCTGCAAGATGAGGCACGCAGCATCTGCCAGAAAATCTTCGTCGAACTGTCACCGCCCATCACCATCGGTAACGACCAACGCCACATCGGCACCAGCCTTGGGGTCGCAGTGTTCCCGGACCATGCGCCGAGCATGGACCGGCTGATTCACATCGCCGACCTGGCGATGTATGAGGCTAAACGCAGTGGGAATAATCAGTATCGGTTGGGCACGGAAAGCCTGATGCGTGCTCACAGCGAATAG
- a CDS encoding RcnB family protein — translation MNNKTLIASLALVAGLVGIAPIVQADDPPQKTVQPGVNNTRALVVGDRAPDVYQRTEKALGNWKQKGLKAPKDQAQWVQINDKYMMVMITNGMIVDITPVER, via the coding sequence ATGAACAACAAGACCCTTATCGCCAGCCTCGCCCTTGTTGCAGGCCTGGTCGGTATCGCCCCGATCGTTCAAGCGGATGACCCACCACAAAAAACCGTCCAACCCGGCGTCAACAATACCCGCGCGCTGGTGGTCGGCGACCGCGCCCCGGACGTCTATCAACGCACCGAAAAAGCCCTTGGCAACTGGAAACAGAAGGGCCTCAAAGCCCCGAAAGACCAGGCGCAATGGGTGCAGATCAATGACAAGTACATGATGGTGATGATCACCAACGGGATGATTGTCGATATCACGCCTGTGGAGCGTTAG
- the tcuC gene encoding MFS transporter, producing MTTSIPSGRSRASAIFRVTSGNFLEQFDFFLFGFYATQIAAVFFPASSEFASLMMTFAVFGAGFLMRPLGAVVLGAYIDDVGRRKGLIVTLSIMASGTILIVLVPGYETIGLFAPAIVLIGRLLQGFSAGAELGGVSVYLSEIATPGRKGFFTSWQSASQQVAIIVAAALGYGLNQWMAPAMIADWGWRIPFFVGCMIVPFIFFLRRNLEETEEFTARKHRPSMGDVFRTLAQNWVIVFAGMMMVALTTTAFYLITVYAPTFGKTVLHLSTSDALLVTLLVGVSNFFWLPIGGALSDRIGRRPVLIAMALLTLATAYPALTFLVNAPSFMHMLLVLLWLSFIYGLYNGAMIAALTEIMPVEVRVAGFSLAYSLATAVFGGFTPAMSTFLIQYTGDKAAPGYWMSFAALCALCATLYLYRRSTGRLQPAMS from the coding sequence ATGACAACATCAATCCCTTCCGGGCGCTCCCGCGCCAGTGCGATTTTCCGGGTCACCTCGGGCAACTTTCTCGAACAATTCGATTTCTTCCTTTTCGGTTTTTACGCCACGCAGATTGCCGCCGTGTTCTTCCCGGCCAGCAGCGAATTCGCCTCGCTGATGATGACCTTTGCAGTGTTTGGCGCAGGCTTCCTGATGCGTCCGTTGGGTGCCGTGGTGCTGGGTGCTTACATTGATGATGTGGGCCGGCGCAAAGGTTTGATTGTCACGCTGTCGATCATGGCCAGCGGCACGATACTGATTGTGCTGGTACCCGGCTACGAAACCATCGGACTGTTCGCTCCTGCCATCGTGCTGATCGGCCGACTGCTGCAAGGCTTCTCCGCCGGAGCGGAATTGGGCGGTGTCTCGGTGTACCTCTCAGAGATCGCCACGCCCGGCCGCAAGGGTTTCTTCACCAGTTGGCAATCGGCCAGCCAGCAAGTGGCAATCATTGTCGCTGCCGCGCTGGGGTATGGACTGAACCAATGGATGGCGCCGGCGATGATTGCCGATTGGGGCTGGCGAATTCCGTTTTTCGTGGGTTGCATGATCGTGCCTTTCATTTTCTTCCTGCGCCGTAACCTGGAAGAAACCGAAGAGTTCACCGCGCGTAAACACCGTCCGAGCATGGGCGATGTGTTCCGCACACTGGCGCAAAACTGGGTGATCGTCTTCGCCGGCATGATGATGGTCGCGCTGACCACCACCGCCTTCTACCTGATTACCGTGTACGCACCGACATTTGGCAAAACCGTGCTGCACCTGAGCACGTCCGATGCTTTGCTGGTGACCTTGCTGGTGGGTGTTTCGAACTTCTTCTGGTTGCCGATTGGCGGTGCATTGTCCGACCGGATCGGTCGTCGTCCGGTGCTGATCGCCATGGCGCTGTTGACCCTCGCCACCGCTTACCCGGCGCTGACCTTCCTGGTCAATGCGCCGAGCTTCATGCACATGCTGCTGGTATTGCTGTGGCTGTCGTTCATTTACGGCTTGTACAACGGCGCGATGATTGCGGCGCTCACGGAAATCATGCCGGTCGAGGTCAGAGTTGCCGGTTTCTCCCTGGCGTACAGCCTGGCCACCGCGGTGTTCGGTGGTTTCACCCCGGCGATGTCGACCTTCCTGATTCAGTACACCGGCGACAAGGCCGCGCCCGGTTACTGGATGAGTTTCGCCGCGCTCTGTGCGTTGTGCGCGACGCTGTACCTCTATCGCCGCTCGACCGGTCGCCTGCAACCGGCGATGTCCTGA
- a CDS encoding substrate-binding domain-containing protein: protein MKKLFNFAALTLLASLGLSTIAQAEEIRVMTSGGFTAAYKILGPKFAASTGNTLDTAMGPSMGKAPEAIPNRLARGEQADVVIMVGYALDDLIKQGKVDPASRVELADSRIGLVVREGAPKPDISSVDGLKKTLLDAKSVAYSDSASGVYIEDQLFKRLGIEDQLKPKSKMIAKIPVGSVVATGDYQLGFQQVSELLPVPGVSFVAKIPESVQSVTRFAAGIPVGAQHKEQAKALLEYLASSAAQSDVKATGLDSVSR, encoded by the coding sequence ATGAAGAAACTATTCAATTTTGCTGCCCTGACTTTGCTGGCCAGTCTCGGTCTGAGCACCATCGCCCAGGCTGAAGAAATTCGCGTAATGACCTCCGGCGGCTTCACAGCGGCCTACAAAATCCTCGGGCCGAAATTCGCTGCGTCCACCGGCAACACCCTCGACACCGCGATGGGCCCGTCGATGGGCAAGGCGCCGGAAGCGATCCCCAATCGGCTTGCACGTGGTGAGCAGGCCGATGTGGTGATCATGGTTGGCTATGCCCTGGACGACTTGATCAAGCAGGGCAAAGTCGATCCGGCGTCTCGGGTTGAACTGGCGGATTCACGAATCGGCCTGGTGGTGCGCGAAGGTGCGCCGAAGCCGGACATCAGTTCTGTCGACGGACTGAAAAAGACTTTGCTCGACGCGAAGTCCGTGGCCTATTCCGACAGCGCTAGCGGCGTGTACATCGAGGACCAACTATTCAAGCGCTTGGGCATCGAGGATCAACTCAAGCCCAAGTCGAAGATGATTGCAAAAATCCCGGTCGGTTCGGTGGTTGCCACGGGCGATTACCAACTGGGCTTCCAGCAAGTCAGCGAACTACTGCCCGTGCCGGGAGTGAGTTTTGTGGCGAAAATCCCGGAGTCGGTGCAGTCAGTGACGCGTTTTGCGGCTGGCATTCCGGTAGGCGCGCAGCACAAGGAGCAAGCCAAGGCGCTGCTTGAATACCTGGCCTCCTCGGCCGCTCAATCGGACGTGAAGGCCACCGGACTGGATTCGGTCAGCCGCTGA